GGCGCCGACGACATCGTCAAGCGCGCCTCCCTGCTGCGCCGCGACTCCGTCCACGGCCCCTTCAACGGGACGATCTCCGTCGACGCGGACAAGGAGATCATCTGGGCCAACGGCACCCCGATCCAGATGATCTACTCGGATGATCCCGCCGGGATCGACTACACCAGCTACGGCATCGACAACGCCATCGTGGTGGACAACACGGGCCGCTGGCGCGACCGCGAGGGCCTGTCCCAGCACCTGTCTTCCACGGGCGTCGACCGCGTCGTTCTCACCGCGCCGGGCAAGGGGGATGTGCGCAACATCGTTTACGGCGTCAACCACGCCGACATCACCGGCGAGGAGTCCGACCGCGTCATCTCCGCGGCCTCGTGCACCACCAACGGCATTACCCCGGTGCTCAAGGTGATCAACGACCGCTACGGCGTGAAACACGGGCACGTGGAAACCGTGCACGCGTACACCAACGACCAAAACTTGGCGGACAACTACCACAAGGGCCCGCGCCGCGGGCGTGCCGCCGCGCTGAACATGGTGCTCACCGAAACCGGCGCGGCCAAGGCAGTGTCCAAGGCGCTGCCCGAGTTCGAAGGCAAGCTGACCGGCAACGCCATCCGCGTGCCCACCCCTGACGTTTCTATGGCCGTGCTGAACCTCGACCTCGAGCGCGAGGTGGAAAAGGACGAGGTCAACGACTTCCTCCGCCGCGTGTCCACCGATTCGAACCTGCGCCAGCAGATCGACTACATCAATTCCCCGGATATCGTCTCCACCGACCTGCTCGGCTCCACCCACGCCGGCGTGGTCGACGGCCTGGCCACGATCGCCTCGGGCAACCACCTCGTCCTCTACGTCTGGTACGACAACGAGTACGGTTACTCTAACCAGGTCATCCGCATCGTCGAGGAGATCGGCGGCGTGCGCCCGAACATCTACCCGGAGCGCAAGGACCCTCAGGAGATTCGCTAACTCGTGGTTGTGCGGCGCTGGGCAGCGGCCTGCACCGCCGCCTCGTAGACCTCGACGAGCTTCTCGGTGGAGGCCCGCCAGGACCAGCGCTCGGCTTCCTGGCGGGCCGCGCGCGCCATCCGGTCGCGGGTGTCCGCATCGCGCAGTAGCTCCACCACCCGCTCGGCCCACGCGGAATCAGGAAGCTGCGGGTCGACGAGAAAACCGGTCTCACCGTCGTTGATGACGAAGGGGACCCCGCCCGCGCAGGCGCCCACCACGGGAACTCCCGAGGCGAAAGACTCGAGGGCGACAAAGCCGAGCGTCTCGGTTGTGGAAGGAAAGAGGAAGACGTCGCCGGA
This is a stretch of genomic DNA from Corynebacterium auris. It encodes these proteins:
- a CDS encoding glyceraldehyde-3-phosphate dehydrogenase → MLPLISQLHRENNVVTSIYGRLLVGVTDIDIIKAHRYARRIVERELPLDDTLPILRELVQFNLGTASIDLGRLAKNFSRAEGQDLRSFLEAELGEVINGGDELEPRDVVLYGFGRIGRLLARILIAREAMYGGVRLRAVVVRKKGADDIVKRASLLRRDSVHGPFNGTISVDADKEIIWANGTPIQMIYSDDPAGIDYTSYGIDNAIVVDNTGRWRDREGLSQHLSSTGVDRVVLTAPGKGDVRNIVYGVNHADITGEESDRVISAASCTTNGITPVLKVINDRYGVKHGHVETVHAYTNDQNLADNYHKGPRRGRAAALNMVLTETGAAKAVSKALPEFEGKLTGNAIRVPTPDVSMAVLNLDLEREVEKDEVNDFLRRVSTDSNLRQQIDYINSPDIVSTDLLGSTHAGVVDGLATIASGNHLVLYVWYDNEYGYSNQVIRIVEEIGGVRPNIYPERKDPQEIR